The DNA sequence AGCATTTCCCTGAATATGAGTGTTTCCGATACCAGTGAAGCAGGAGTGGCAGGTAATGGCACGATTAGTACCACAACCCCTGCCATATTCAATGGAACAGGTAGCGGTATTGCATTCGACTCCGGCAATGAATTTCGCTATGGGCGCTTCAGGCTGGGTAATGCGTTTGGCTCGGAGTTGCTGGATTTACCGATTCCCGCAGAAGCGCAATATTGGAATGGGACAGTTTTTGTGACGAATTCGGCGGACAACTGCACCATGATTACCGCGACCAATGTCACTATGGGGAATTATCTTGCCAACTTGAGCGCTTGCAAAACGGCGATCTCTATCAGTGGCCGTCTGAGTTCAGGTAAAAGCAATCTGAAGCTGTTCAAACCCGGGGCGGGTAATAACGGTAGCGTAGACGTGACAGTTAATCTGGGGGCTGCCGCAACCGGGCAAACTTGTGTTGCCCCATTACCCGCCGCGCAGCAAGCTGCCACAGCAGCCAATCAACTGTATTTACAAGGAAAGTGGACGGGAACCAGTTACAACCAGAATCCGCGTGTGCGCGCCACATTTGGCGTTTATAAAAACGCGAATGAATTGATTTACATGCGTGAATTGTATTGAGTGTTAATTGCGGAAATGGGAAGCCTTCGTTGCCAAGGGAAATGATTAAAAAATGCTGCAGAGCAGAATAAATTCAGTTGCAGTTGAAAATAGAGTCATGAAGCGGATTTTTTCCAGCTTGTGTTCTCGCTTACTATTGCCAAGTAGTTGGTATGCAAAGATTTTGGCTGTTTTATTATTTATGCCGGTCTTCGCATCTGCTGCCTGGTTTAATGCTACATGGAGCTACCGCGTTCCCATTAATATCCCGGCAGGTACTACCGTAAACAGTACCATTAAAGCGGATGTTGATTTTGCTGCGCTCCTGACTACACTGGGGGCAGCGGGGACGTTTGATGTTAATTCCCCTCGAGTGACGCGTGCTGACGGTACAACGCTGAGTACTATTCAGGAATTTACGGATTCAATCTACGCAGGGACAACGGATGCCACTGGCAATAGCCGGGGTGAAGTGCGTTTTATTCTGGAAGATGCGGGCCCCGCTACTTACTACTTATATTTTGATGTAGCGGCTAATGGCCCTAAAGCGACTAACCCGCAAACGCCTATTAACGGTAATTTTGAAAGAGGCGGCACAGGTACGGCTACGCCGCCCGGTTGGAATGCCAGTACGCGCACGAATGGCAATATGGATATCCAGATTCGTCCGTCAGAGACTGTCACAGTTGCAGATCAAACCACAGTAAACACCAGCGGTATTCCCAATACCGGTCAATTCTCTTACTTGATCGGGTATCGGACAAACACAGATTCAGGCGGAACAGCCACGTTAACAAAAAGTATTACTGTACCAGCCAGCAGCCCCGGTAATATGATTATCCGGTTTGAGCCGGAAGGCTGGGATAGCGGCGCTAATGGCAGCACCACAAATTATGATTTTATCCGGGTGCGTCTGCTGAATCCGTCCACTTCTGCGGTACTTCTGGATGTAGTCGGTCCTCAATTAAATAATTATGTTACTTGCCCATTTAGTCCGAATTACAGAACAAGTGCTGCTACATCAACAGCTCCGGGATATGGCCCCTACAACAACTGGGATAATGGAACAGGATCGAATAATCATACTCTGGGCATGAGTGCTACTTACAACCGGGGTCTGCAACCTTGGGTTGCCTGTTCTGTCAGTTTGGCTGGTGTAGCAGGTCAAACTGTGAATCTGGAAATCAGGGTAGATAATGTGAGTCAGTATCGCAGCTGGTTTTTGCTTGATGATGTGGAATGGAGTGTTGTAGTAGTAACACTGGGCACGCCAGAAACAGGTGTCGTTGTACCCGGAGGATTTAATGCCTACGAAACAGCAACGGCTCCAGCCACCGCAATTTCCGGTGTCATTAAAACCAAAATATCAGCGCAAGCTTTTAATCTTGATCTTGTCGCGCTGAATACTGCAAAAACAGGCATTGAACCGGGATTTACAGGGGCTGTAAAAGTGGAGTTGCTTGATAGCAGTAACAACACAGGTGCATTGGATGCCAATGGCTGCCGGTCTACCTGGACGGTGATCCAGACGCTAGCCAGCCAGACTTTTGCGGCAGGTGATGCGGCAATTACTGGGAGTGCCGGGCGCCACCGCATCACGGGTATTGCAGAAAACAATGCCTGGCGGGATGTACGTGTAAGAGTCAGTTACCCCGGGACAGGTGTGGCGACAGCTATCGGCTGTTCCTCGGATAACTTTGCTATTCGGCCCAATCAATTTTCTCCAGTGAGCGTAAGTGATACAAACTGGAGTGCTGCGGGGACTGTAAGAACTTTATACAACACGAGCGATACCGGGGGTAATGTGCACAAGGCGGGGCAGCCTTTCAGTATTGGTGCCACAGCCGTAAATGCATTAGGTAATACGACGACTAACTATAATGGCACGCCAGCTGGAAGTTTAACATCCTGTATTTTGCCAGTGAGCGGATGCACGCTGGGCACATTTAATGTGGGTACATGGGTAGCGGCTTCCGGGGTGATTGCCTCAACAACGGCTACTTATAGCGATGCTGGTGCATTTGCCATGCAGTTTGTTGATACTACCTTTTCCAATGTTGATGCTGCTGATGGCTCAACTACGGTAGAGCGGTATATTACTTCTGCAATTTTCAATGTGGGACGGTTTGTTCCTGATCATTTTGATGGAATCACTGCCAATACGCCGGGGTTTCTGACCTTTAATGATGCGGCCTGTGGAACCCGCTCTTTTACTTATATTGGTCAGCCCTTCGGGTACGCACTATCACCCCAGGCTTTATTAACGGCAAAAAATGCCAGTGGGGCGACAACGATTAATTACCGAGGTGCACTATGGAAAATAGCTACCACTGACGTTACTCAGGCTTATACCTATACGCTGACCCCGGCCAGTACACCGGGGCTGACCACTGTAATGGGCGCGCCTGTTATAACAAGCAATAATAATGGCAGTGGTACGGTTTCTCCTAACAGCACAGACACCCTGACATTTAACCGTAACTTGACTACGCCGCAAAGCCCATTTACTGCGGCAATCAATCTCTCTATTTCTGTCAGTGATTCGAGTGAATCGGGGGTGGCAGGTAATGGTGTGATTGCATCCACAACGAATGCGCAATTCAATAGCATTGCTTTTGATTCAGGCAATGCATTCAGATATGGACGGCTGAAACTTACAAGCGCACATGGTTCGGAGTTGTTGAATCTTCCCGTTCCGCTTGAGGTGCAATACTGGAATGGCACATCTTTCGTCACTAACACGGCAGATAATTGCACAATGTTCGTAGCCAGTAATATGCGCCAGAATAATTACACAAATAACCTTTCTGCCTGTAAAACGGGAGCGTCTATCGGCAGCCGGTTGTCTGCCGGACGCGGTAATCTAGTACTGGTTAAACCGGGAGCAGGTAATAATGGCAGTGTGGATCTGGCAGTGAAGCTGACGACTATTGTGGCGACGGATAAAAGTTGTGTTGCGCCGCCTCTTGCTGCTCAGGTAAATGCGACTTCTGCGAATGCATCATGGTTAAAAGGGAAGTGGTCTGGTTCAGCCAGTTACGATCAGGACCCGTTTGCCAGAGCTACCTTTGGTGTATATAAAAACCCTAATGAATTTATTTACATGAGAGAAATATATTGAACCGGGATTATTAAGATGTTTATACCTTGTTCGGTCAAATAGATGTGGCCGTATATATTTGATATTAGGATGAAAATAAAAAACGGATTTGCCGAAAAATTATTGACAACAATGGTTTATTGATTTAACTTAAAGTTAATTTTACATTAAAAAATCTGTAAGTATGGGTTTATTCCGAAAAACAAAAAATAGGGCAGGATTGATAGCAATTAGCTTGCAGAGTGATGGGATTTATGTCGCTCGTGCAACACGTTACCCAACTAGCAAACCGCAAGTTGAGCAAGTGGCTTTTTATTCAGTGGAAAGCGCTTCTGTGCAGACAGTTCTGGAAAAACTTGCGAAAGACCTGCATGCAGACCAATATCATTGTGCGACTTTACTTGCATCAGGTGAGTACCAGCTGTTATCTGTAGATGCACCCAATGTGCCTGCAGAGGAATTGAAAACCGCAATTCGCTGGCGACTGAAAGATATGCTGGATTTCCACGTTGATGACGCAACGATAGATGTATTGGATATTCCGGTAGATAAAAATAGCCCTGTCCGCGCGCACTCCATGTTTGCTGTGGCCGCTAAAAATCAGTTGATTGAAGCGCGGCAGGCAATGTTTGCCCAAGCTAAAATTCCATTGAGTGTGATTGATATTCCTGAACTGGCGCAGCGCAATATCTCTGTATTGCTGGAGCCAGAGGGTCGTGGTGTCGCGTTCTTGTCTTTTGATGGGGATGGCGGGATGTTAACTGTTACTTTTAATGGCGAACTTTATTTATCCAGGCGTATTGATATCACGTTGCAGCAGTTGACGCAAAATGATGCAGATCAGAAAAATGCTTACTATGAAAGAATTACGCTGGAATTGCAGCGTTCATTTGACCATTTTGAACGTCAATATCAATTTGTTACCCTTGCCAAATTAATATTATCCTCAATTAGCGATGACGATAATGGGTTGCAACAATACCTGGCTGCAAATTTGTATATGCCGGTAGAAACATTTAATCTGGAATCCGTCATAGATATCTCGAAAGTACCTGAGTTGCAAAAACCTCAAGCGCAACAAGCCTATTTCAAGGTGCTTGGTGCAGCCTTGCGATACGAGGAGAAGGTGCTTTGAGTCAGCAAATCAACCTTTTTAACCCGGTATTTCTGAAGCAGGAAAAATATTTTTCAGCTACTACCATGGTGCAAGCCTTGGGATTGATAGTGGTGGGGGTGTTATGTATTGCTGGTTATGTGGGCTTCCAGTCTTATAAGTTACAAAAACAAGGAATTGAAACCAGTAATCAGCTCGCGCTGGCTCAGTCACAGTTGGCAAAAGTAAATGCAGAGTTTGGACCCAGGCAGAAAAATCAGGCGTTGGAACAAGAGCTGAGGGATGCTGAAGCTGAGTTGCTGTCGTTGCAGGAAGTGTCGGATATTCTGGAAAATGGGGAACTGGGGAATACAAAAGGGTACTCGGAATATTTACGCGCTTTTTCTCGGCAAGTGGTTAGTGGCTTGTGGTTGACTGGTTTCAGTATTTACGGTGCGGGAAATGAAATCGGGGTTCAAGGTCGCGTCCTCCAGCCAGCACTGGTTCCTGCATATATAGCGCGATTGAAGCGTGAACAGGTCATGCAAGGGAAATCGTTTTCCGCGCTTGAGATGAGTGTGCCAATGGTAGATAAGGCGAATAAAGAAGATGTAGCCGGTGCAGCCAAGCAAGAACCTGCAGGATTTATCGAATTCAATTTACGGTCTTCAGGGATCAAGGAAAATGAAGCCTTGGCAGGAGCAAAGCGCTCATGAAGCAGTATTGGAAAACGCTGGTAACTAAAATCGATTTGCTCAGTCTGCGCGAGCGTGTAATGGTATTTGCGATGGCTGCTGTTGTTCTTGTAGCATTGTTAAATACGGCTGTAATTGATCCCTTGTACGCTAAGCAAAAATTGTTTTCCTTGCAAGTGAATCAGGACCAGGCACAGATGATTGCCATTCAGACTGAGATTCAGCAAAAAATTCAAGCGCATCAATTTGACCCTGATATGGCTAACCAGATTCGTCTGAAAGAAGTGAAGCTGAAAGCCACGAAAATGAACGCAGATTTAATGGAGATGCAAAAAGGGCTGGTTTCTCCAGATAAAATGGCTGCTCTTCTAGAGGATATTTTAAAGCGGAATGGCAATTTGCGCCTTGTTTCGTTAAAAACGCTCTCAGCGTCAAATTTGAGCGAATCAAAAGCGCAAGAGGGGCAAGCGGTTGTGAATGGAAGTGCAGGTGGGGCAGCACCAGTCGC is a window from the Sulfurirhabdus autotrophica genome containing:
- a CDS encoding DUF6701 domain-containing protein, with protein sequence MKRIFSSLCSRLLLPSSWYAKILAVLLFMPVFASAAWFNATWSYRVPINIPAGTTVNSTIKADVDFAALLTTLGAAGTFDVNSPRVTRADGTTLSTIQEFTDSIYAGTTDATGNSRGEVRFILEDAGPATYYLYFDVAANGPKATNPQTPINGNFERGGTGTATPPGWNASTRTNGNMDIQIRPSETVTVADQTTVNTSGIPNTGQFSYLIGYRTNTDSGGTATLTKSITVPASSPGNMIIRFEPEGWDSGANGSTTNYDFIRVRLLNPSTSAVLLDVVGPQLNNYVTCPFSPNYRTSAATSTAPGYGPYNNWDNGTGSNNHTLGMSATYNRGLQPWVACSVSLAGVAGQTVNLEIRVDNVSQYRSWFLLDDVEWSVVVVTLGTPETGVVVPGGFNAYETATAPATAISGVIKTKISAQAFNLDLVALNTAKTGIEPGFTGAVKVELLDSSNNTGALDANGCRSTWTVIQTLASQTFAAGDAAITGSAGRHRITGIAENNAWRDVRVRVSYPGTGVATAIGCSSDNFAIRPNQFSPVSVSDTNWSAAGTVRTLYNTSDTGGNVHKAGQPFSIGATAVNALGNTTTNYNGTPAGSLTSCILPVSGCTLGTFNVGTWVAASGVIASTTATYSDAGAFAMQFVDTTFSNVDAADGSTTVERYITSAIFNVGRFVPDHFDGITANTPGFLTFNDAACGTRSFTYIGQPFGYALSPQALLTAKNASGATTINYRGALWKIATTDVTQAYTYTLTPASTPGLTTVMGAPVITSNNNGSGTVSPNSTDTLTFNRNLTTPQSPFTAAINLSISVSDSSESGVAGNGVIASTTNAQFNSIAFDSGNAFRYGRLKLTSAHGSELLNLPVPLEVQYWNGTSFVTNTADNCTMFVASNMRQNNYTNNLSACKTGASIGSRLSAGRGNLVLVKPGAGNNGSVDLAVKLTTIVATDKSCVAPPLAAQVNATSANASWLKGKWSGSASYDQDPFARATFGVYKNPNEFIYMREIY
- a CDS encoding MSHA biogenesis protein MshI — its product is MSQQINLFNPVFLKQEKYFSATTMVQALGLIVVGVLCIAGYVGFQSYKLQKQGIETSNQLALAQSQLAKVNAEFGPRQKNQALEQELRDAEAELLSLQEVSDILENGELGNTKGYSEYLRAFSRQVVSGLWLTGFSIYGAGNEIGVQGRVLQPALVPAYIARLKREQVMQGKSFSALEMSVPMVDKANKEDVAGAAKQEPAGFIEFNLRSSGIKENEALAGAKRS
- the pilM gene encoding type IV pilus biogenesis protein PilM, with the translated sequence MIAISLQSDGIYVARATRYPTSKPQVEQVAFYSVESASVQTVLEKLAKDLHADQYHCATLLASGEYQLLSVDAPNVPAEELKTAIRWRLKDMLDFHVDDATIDVLDIPVDKNSPVRAHSMFAVAAKNQLIEARQAMFAQAKIPLSVIDIPELAQRNISVLLEPEGRGVAFLSFDGDGGMLTVTFNGELYLSRRIDITLQQLTQNDADQKNAYYERITLELQRSFDHFERQYQFVTLAKLILSSISDDDNGLQQYLAANLYMPVETFNLESVIDISKVPELQKPQAQQAYFKVLGAALRYEEKVL
- a CDS encoding MSHA biogenesis protein MshJ encodes the protein MKQYWKTLVTKIDLLSLRERVMVFAMAAVVLVALLNTAVIDPLYAKQKLFSLQVNQDQAQMIAIQTEIQQKIQAHQFDPDMANQIRLKEVKLKATKMNADLMEMQKGLVSPDKMAALLEDILKRNGNLRLVSLKTLSASNLSESKAQEGQAVVNGSAGGAAPVAQNNEPKKPADSPVFKHGVEIVVQGSYLDLLNYMTELETMPWQLFWGKVNLNVIDYPKSVVSG